The following are from one region of the Staphylococcus argenteus genome:
- a CDS encoding 2-dehydropantoate 2-reductase, with the protein MKIAIAGSGALGSGFGAKLFQTGYDVTLIDGYTSHVEAVKVHGLNITINGEKFVLNIPMYHLNEQPQDSIYDIVFLFPKSMQLKSVMDAMKSHINDDTIVVCTMNGLKHEEIISQYVAESQIVRGVTTWTAGLESPGHSHLLGSGPVEIGALVGEGKENVVKVAEILNNAGLNGVISQDLHQSIWKKICVNGTANALSTVLECNMAALNESSYAKCLIYKLTQEIVHVATIDDVHLNVDEVFEYLIGLNDKVGAHYPSMYQDLIVNNRKTEIDYINGAVATLGKQRHIEAPVNRFITDLIHAKESQRQAQD; encoded by the coding sequence ATGAAAATTGCAATTGCTGGATCGGGTGCATTAGGTAGTGGCTTTGGTGCCAAATTATTTCAAACAGGATATGATGTAACACTTATTGATGGATATACTTCTCATGTTGAAGCGGTAAAAGTGCATGGGTTAAATATAACGATTAATGGCGAAAAATTTGTATTAAATATCCCAATGTATCATTTAAATGAACAACCACAAGATAGTATTTATGATATTGTTTTTCTGTTTCCAAAATCTATGCAATTAAAATCAGTGATGGATGCCATGAAATCACATATTAATGATGACACAATCGTCGTATGTACAATGAATGGTTTGAAACATGAAGAAATTATTTCGCAATATGTTGCTGAATCACAAATTGTTAGAGGTGTCACAACATGGACTGCAGGTCTTGAAAGTCCAGGACATAGTCACTTGCTTGGTAGCGGGCCGGTTGAAATAGGTGCGTTAGTTGGCGAGGGTAAAGAAAACGTTGTAAAAGTTGCTGAAATTCTTAACAATGCAGGATTAAATGGCGTTATTAGTCAAGATTTACATCAATCAATTTGGAAGAAGATTTGCGTTAATGGTACAGCAAATGCCTTAAGCACCGTATTGGAATGTAATATGGCAGCATTAAATGAAAGTAGTTATGCAAAGTGTTTAATTTATAAATTGACACAGGAAATAGTACATGTTGCAACCATAGATGACGTTCATTTAAATGTTGATGAAGTATTTGAATATTTAATCGGCTTAAATGATAAAGTAGGTGCACACTATCCTTCCATGTACCAAGATTTGATTGTTAATAACAGAAAAACCGAAATTGATTATATCAATGGTGCTGTTGCAACCCTAGGAAAGCAACGTCATATAGAAGCACCTGTGAATAGATTTATTACGGATTTAATACATGCTAAAGAAAGTCAGCGACAAGCACAAGATTAA
- a CDS encoding MFS transporter encodes MDTSKQFRGDNRLLLGIVLGVITFWLFAQSLVNLVVPLQTTYSSDVGTINIAVSLSALFAGLFIVGAGDVADKMGRVKITYVGLILNVIGSLLIIITPLPAFLIIGRIIQGLSAACIMPATLAIINEYYIGTRRQRALSYWSIGSWGGSGICTLFGGLMATYIGWRSIFVVSILLTLLSMYLIKHAPETKAEPVKSLKGETKKFDVIGLIILVVTMLSLNVIITQTSHFGLVSPMILSLIVIFILSLIGFVYYENKIKYPLVDFSIFKNRGYSGATISNFLLNGVAGGALIVINTYYQQQLGFNSSQTGYISLTYLIAVLLMIRVGEKILTQFGPKRPLLLGSGFTVIGLILLSLTFLPEMWYIVSSILGYLLFGTGLGLYATPSTDTAVASAPDDKSGVASGVYKMASSLGNAFGVAVSGTIYTVLASNLNLHLGGFSGMLFNVILAVIAFLVILFLVPKNQTNL; translated from the coding sequence ATGGACACTTCGAAACAATTTAGAGGTGACAATCGTTTGTTATTAGGTATTGTCTTAGGTGTCATTACCTTTTGGCTATTCGCACAGTCACTTGTCAATCTTGTTGTCCCTTTGCAAACGACATACAGTAGTGACGTTGGTACGATAAATATTGCAGTTAGTTTATCAGCGCTTTTCGCTGGACTATTTATCGTAGGTGCTGGTGATGTAGCTGATAAGATGGGACGCGTTAAAATTACATATGTGGGCCTTATTTTAAATGTTATCGGTTCATTGCTTATTATAATAACGCCGTTACCTGCATTTTTGATTATAGGTAGAATAATTCAAGGTTTGTCTGCAGCATGCATTATGCCTGCGACACTTGCCATTATAAATGAGTATTATATTGGAACACGCAGACAACGTGCCTTAAGTTACTGGTCAATTGGTTCTTGGGGCGGTAGTGGTATTTGTACGTTGTTTGGTGGATTAATGGCTACATATATTGGATGGCGTTCGATATTTGTTGTATCGATACTCTTAACATTATTGTCTATGTACTTAATTAAACATGCACCTGAAACTAAAGCTGAACCGGTAAAAAGTTTGAAAGGTGAAACGAAAAAGTTTGATGTTATCGGTTTAATTATTTTAGTGGTGACAATGTTAAGTCTTAACGTGATTATTACGCAGACATCTCATTTCGGTTTAGTTTCACCAATGATACTAAGTTTAATTGTTATTTTTATCTTGTCATTAATCGGTTTTGTTTACTATGAAAATAAAATTAAATATCCGCTTGTTGATTTTTCTATTTTTAAAAATAGAGGATACAGTGGGGCGACAATATCTAACTTTCTATTAAATGGTGTTGCTGGTGGTGCATTAATCGTCATTAATACTTATTATCAGCAACAATTAGGATTTAATTCATCTCAAACAGGATATATCTCGTTGACATATTTAATTGCAGTATTGTTAATGATCCGTGTAGGTGAAAAGATTTTAACTCAGTTTGGTCCGAAGCGTCCACTATTATTAGGTAGTGGATTTACAGTAATTGGGCTTATCTTATTGTCATTAACATTTTTACCTGAAATGTGGTATATCGTGTCTAGCATTCTCGGCTACTTACTGTTTGGTACGGGCTTAGGATTGTATGCTACACCTTCTACAGACACTGCAGTTGCGAGTGCACCAGATGACAAATCAGGTGTAGCTTCAGGTGTTTATAAAATGGCTTCATCATTAGGAAATGCATTTGGTGTAGCAGTATCTGGTACGATTTATACAGTTTTAGCATCAAATTTAAATTTACATTTGGGCGGTTTTTCTGGCATGTTGTTTAATGTCATATTAGCGGTCATTGCATTCTTAGTTATTCTATTTTTAGTTCCCAAAAATCAAACTAACTTATAA
- a CDS encoding ABC transporter permease, whose protein sequence is MIAFLQENGGQLISKTLEHFYISMVALLLAIIVAVPLGILLSKTKRTANIILTVAGVLQTIPTLAVLAIMIPIFGVGKTPAIVALFIYVLLPILNNTVLGVQNIDSNIKEAGKSMGMTQLQLMKDVELPLALPLILGGIRLSSVYVISWATLASYVGAGGLGDFIFNGLNLYDPMMIITATVLVTALALIVDVLLSLVEKWVVPKGLKISG, encoded by the coding sequence ATGATAGCATTTCTTCAAGAAAATGGTGGACAACTCATATCGAAAACATTGGAGCACTTCTACATTTCTATGGTGGCATTGTTACTTGCTATCATCGTTGCAGTTCCATTAGGTATTTTATTATCAAAAACGAAGCGAACTGCCAATATTATTTTAACTGTGGCGGGCGTATTACAAACAATACCTACATTAGCTGTACTTGCTATTATGATACCGATTTTTGGTGTTGGTAAAACGCCAGCAATTGTAGCACTCTTCATTTATGTATTATTACCTATTTTAAATAATACAGTATTAGGTGTTCAAAATATCGACAGTAATATTAAAGAAGCTGGAAAAAGTATGGGTATGACACAACTCCAACTTATGAAAGATGTTGAATTACCGCTCGCTTTACCACTAATACTTGGTGGCATTCGCTTATCATCTGTATATGTTATTAGCTGGGCAACGTTAGCAAGCTATGTTGGTGCAGGTGGTTTAGGAGATTTTATATTTAATGGTTTAAATCTTTATGACCCAATGATGATTATAACTGCAACTGTGCTAGTAACTGCTTTGGCATTAATCGTCGATGTATTACTATCACTAGTTGAAAAATGGGTAGTCCCAAAAGGATTAAAGATATCTGGATAA
- a CDS encoding osmoprotectant ABC transporter substrate-binding protein, producing the protein MKKLKCMIVVLVLSLAVLSGCSLPGLGSKSTKNDVKITALSTSESQIISHMLRLLIEHDTNGKIKPTLVNNLGSSTIQHNALINGDANISGVRYNGTDLTGVLKEEPIKDPKKAMMVTQQGFQKKFDQTFFNSYGFANTYAFMVTKETAKKYHLEKVSDLEKYSKDLRLGMDSSWMNRKGDGYQGFKKEYGFDFGTVRPMQIGLVYDALSSGNLDVALGYSTDGRIAAYGLKVLKDDRHFFPPYAASAVATNELLRQHPELKKIINKLDGKISTSEMQRLNYEADGKGKEPAVVAEEFLKKHHYFENQKGGH; encoded by the coding sequence ATGAAGAAACTAAAATGTATGATAGTCGTGCTTGTATTATCTCTCGCCGTTTTATCTGGATGTAGTTTGCCGGGACTAGGTAGTAAAAGTACGAAAAATGATGTCAAAATAACTGCATTGTCGACAAGTGAATCTCAAATTATTTCACATATGCTGCGACTATTAATCGAACATGATACGAATGGCAAGATTAAGCCAACGTTAGTTAATAATTTAGGATCAAGTACGATTCAGCATAATGCATTGATTAATGGAGATGCCAATATTTCGGGAGTTAGATATAATGGCACAGATTTAACAGGTGTTTTAAAAGAAGAACCAATCAAAGATCCTAAGAAAGCTATGATGGTGACACAACAAGGTTTTCAAAAGAAATTTGATCAAACTTTTTTCAATTCATATGGTTTTGCGAATACGTATGCCTTTATGGTAACGAAAGAAACTGCTAAAAAATATCATTTGGAGAAAGTTTCAGATTTAGAAAAATATAGTAAAGATTTACGTTTAGGCATGGATAGTTCTTGGATGAATCGTAAGGGAGATGGCTACCAAGGGTTTAAAAAAGAATATGGTTTTGATTTTGGTACAGTAAGACCGATGCAAATCGGATTAGTATATGATGCATTAAGTTCAGGGAATTTAGACGTTGCATTAGGATATTCTACTGATGGTCGAATTGCTGCATATGGTTTAAAAGTACTTAAAGATGACAGACATTTCTTTCCTCCATATGCTGCCAGTGCGGTTGCTACAAATGAATTGTTACGTCAGCATCCAGAACTTAAAAAGATAATTAATAAATTAGATGGCAAAATTTCAACTTCAGAGATGCAACGATTGAATTATGAAGCGGATGGAAAAGGTAAAGAACCAGCAGTAGTTGCTGAAGAATTTCTGAAAAAGCATCACTACTTTGAAAATCAGAAAGGTGGTCATTAA
- a CDS encoding ABC transporter permease, which translates to MEGNLLQQLFHYYAMNFGYLWDLFFKHLLMSVYGVLFASLIGIPLGILLARYTKLSGFVITIANIIQTVPVIAMLAILMLVMGLGAETVVLTVFLYALLPIIKNTYTGIASVDVNIKDAGKGMGMTRNQVLRMIELPLSVSVIIGGIRIALVVAIGVVAVGSFIGAPTLGDIVIRGTNATDGTTFILAGAIPIAIIAIVIDVLLRILERRLDPTTRHKKSQSKHRPQGINM; encoded by the coding sequence ATGGAAGGAAATTTATTACAGCAATTGTTTCATTATTATGCCATGAATTTTGGCTATCTTTGGGATTTATTTTTCAAGCATTTATTAATGTCGGTCTATGGTGTGCTATTTGCATCGTTAATCGGCATCCCATTAGGTATCTTACTTGCGAGATATACTAAATTATCTGGATTTGTAATTACAATCGCAAATATTATTCAAACAGTACCAGTTATTGCAATGCTTGCTATTTTAATGCTAGTTATGGGATTAGGTGCAGAAACAGTCGTATTAACAGTATTTTTATATGCTTTATTGCCAATTATTAAAAATACTTATACAGGAATAGCTAGTGTTGATGTGAATATTAAAGATGCTGGTAAAGGCATGGGCATGACACGAAACCAAGTATTACGAATGATTGAATTACCATTATCGGTTTCAGTCATTATTGGTGGTATTAGAATTGCATTAGTTGTGGCTATAGGTGTTGTTGCTGTAGGGTCATTTATCGGTGCACCAACTCTTGGTGATATTGTGATAAGAGGTACAAATGCGACTGACGGCACAACATTTATACTAGCAGGAGCAATCCCAATTGCAATTATTGCAATCGTCATTGATGTCCTATTAAGAATATTAGAAAGACGTTTAGATCCCACGACACGTCATAAAAAGTCGCAATCAAAGCATCGACCACAAGGAATAAACATGTAA
- a CDS encoding betaine/proline/choline family ABC transporter ATP-binding protein (Members of the family are the ATP-binding subunit of ABC transporters for substrates such as betaine, L-proline or other amino acids, choline, carnitine, etc. The substrate specificity is best determined from the substrate-binding subunit, rather than this subunit, as it interacts with the permease subunit and not with substrate directly.), producing the protein MLSIKHLTKIYSGNKKAVDDISLDIQSGEFIAFIGTSGSGKTTALRMINRMIEATEGQIEIDGKDVRSMNPVELRRSIGYVIQQIGLMPHMTIRENIVLVPKLLKWSKEKKDERAKALIKLVDLPESYLDRYPAELSGGQQQRIGVVRALAAEQDIILMDEPFGALDPITRDTLQDLVKTLQRKLGKTFIFVTHDMDEAIKLADKICIMSEGKVVQFDTPDNILRHPANDFVRDFIGQNRLIQDRPNDKTVEGVMIKPITIQADATLNDAVHIMRQKRVDTIFVVDSDNHLLGFLDIEDINQGIRGHKALRDMMQQNIYTVQIDSKLQDSVRTILKRNVRNVPVVDQDNRLVGLITRANVVDIVYDTIWGDSEAKATSHTELNGNEHDSTIASEPHNENVDTHGIGVDKS; encoded by the coding sequence ATGTTAAGTATTAAACATTTAACGAAAATTTATTCGGGCAATAAAAAGGCTGTAGATGACATCTCTTTAGATATTCAATCAGGGGAATTTATTGCATTTATAGGAACGAGTGGGAGTGGAAAGACAACCGCGTTGAGAATGATTAATCGCATGATTGAAGCGACAGAAGGGCAAATTGAAATTGATGGTAAAGATGTTCGAAGTATGAACCCTGTCGAATTGCGTCGAAGTATCGGTTATGTTATTCAACAAATCGGGTTAATGCCACATATGACTATAAGAGAAAATATAGTACTTGTGCCGAAGTTACTTAAATGGTCAAAAGAGAAAAAAGATGAACGTGCAAAAGCGCTAATTAAGCTTGTAGATTTACCTGAATCATATTTAGATCGATATCCTGCAGAATTATCTGGCGGACAACAACAGCGTATCGGTGTCGTGAGAGCACTTGCTGCCGAACAAGATATTATTTTAATGGATGAACCTTTTGGTGCATTGGATCCTATTACGAGAGATACGTTACAAGATTTAGTGAAAACATTACAACGAAAATTAGGCAAGACGTTTATCTTTGTAACACATGATATGGACGAAGCGATTAAATTAGCAGACAAAATTTGTATTATGTCTGAAGGTAAAGTGGTGCAATTTGATACACCAGACAATATTTTAAGACATCCCGCAAATGATTTTGTGCGTGATTTTATCGGTCAAAATAGACTGATTCAAGACCGCCCAAATGATAAGACTGTAGAAGGCGTTATGATTAAACCAATCACGATACAAGCAGATGCAACGCTTAATGATGCAGTTCATATTATGAGACAAAAGCGAGTTGATACTATTTTTGTAGTAGATAGTGATAACCATTTACTGGGGTTCTTAGATATTGAGGATATTAACCAAGGTATAAGAGGACACAAAGCTTTGCGTGATATGATGCAACAAAATATTTATACCGTTCAAATTGATTCGAAATTGCAAGATTCTGTTCGTACGATTTTGAAAAGAAATGTCAGAAATGTCCCTGTCGTGGATCAAGACAATCGGTTAGTCGGACTTATTACACGTGCCAATGTCGTAGATATTGTTTATGACACGATTTGGGGTGACAGTGAGGCTAAGGCTACATCGCATACCGAACTTAATGGAAATGAGCATGATTCTACTATAGCCAGTGAACCACATAATGAGAATGTTGATACACATGGTATTGGAGTGGATAAATCATGA
- a CDS encoding NAD-dependent epimerase/dehydratase family protein — translation MSKIFVTGATGLIGIKLVQRLKEEGHEVTGFTTSENGQRKLEAVGVKAYIGDILKADTIEQAVADFKPEIIINQITDLKNVDMAANTKVRIEGSKNLIDVAKKHDVKKVIAQSIAFMYEPGEGLATEETPLDFNSTGDRKVTVDGVVGLEEETARMDEYVVLRFGWLYGPGTWYGKDGMIYNQFIDGQVTLSDGVTSFIHLDDAVETSIQAINFENGIYNVADDEPVKGSEFAEWYKAQLGVEPSIDIQPAQPFERGVSNDKFKAQGGTLIYKTWKDGMNPIK, via the coding sequence ATGAGTAAAATTTTTGTGACTGGTGCAACAGGCTTAATAGGTATTAAATTAGTTCAAAGACTAAAAGAAGAAGGGCATGAGGTTACTGGTTTTACTACTTCTGAGAATGGTCAACGCAAGTTAGAAGCAGTTGGTGTAAAAGCATATATTGGTGATATTTTAAAAGCTGATACAATTGAACAAGCAGTAGCTGACTTTAAACCAGAGATAATTATCAATCAAATTACTGATTTGAAAAATGTCGATATGGCAGCAAATACTAAAGTACGTATTGAAGGCTCTAAAAACTTAATTGATGTAGCTAAAAAGCATGACGTGAAAAAAGTCATTGCACAAAGTATTGCCTTTATGTATGAACCTGGCGAAGGTTTAGCAACTGAAGAAACACCACTTGATTTTAATTCAACTGGAGATAGAAAAGTAACAGTTGATGGTGTCGTGGGTCTTGAAGAAGAAACAGCACGTATGGATGAATATGTTGTCTTGCGCTTTGGTTGGTTATATGGACCAGGAACTTGGTACGGTAAAGATGGTATGATTTATAATCAATTTATAGATGGACAAGTAACATTATCAGATGGTGTAACATCATTTATCCATCTTGATGACGCAGTAGAAACATCTATTCAAGCTATCAATTTTGAAAATGGTATTTACAATGTTGCTGATGATGAACCTGTAAAAGGATCTGAATTTGCAGAATGGTATAAAGCGCAACTAGGTGTTGAACCAAGTATTGATATTCAACCTGCACAACCATTTGAGCGTGGTGTGAGTAATGATAAGTTCAAAGCACAAGGTGGCACTTTAATTTATAAAACATGGAAAGACGGCATGAATCCAATTAAATAA
- a CDS encoding serine hydrolase FLP, whose translation MTIKKLYILSISFIILVAISVIIFLSIHSNTKTQLTNDSQKQIDTIIRHDLQQGHIPGASVLIIKNGKVFLNKGYGYQNIEKKINATPSTKYEIASNTKAFTGLAILKLAQQNKLNLDDPVSKYVPHFKMKYDGQNEDITIKQLLAQTSGIPSNITSEDSVTSKRNQLTDVASAIMGDELHHKPGEEFEYSNMNYDLLGLVIQNVTKQSYTQYMTDHWLKPLHMTHTTFKQTNDKSKHDAIGYELQGSSPVVSKPEFNHWDTPSAYMMTSTEDLEHWIKFQLNPPDKYKQLVQQSHKNLSSTIGEPNANAYASGWFTNTDEDLVFHSGTLDNFSSFILLNPKKSYGIVVLANLNSDYVPKLVEHLNTQIVNNTHYTTVASTLNHYKGQFNIVTAVMTTFILLAFLFTTYRGWQMRHGQILLRRSKRIAVLSWLSLCICIALAVALYAMPYLILGSNNWSFVLTWLPIEIKLALITTLIALFSTLIVILLFLHTKITKT comes from the coding sequence ATGACTATAAAAAAACTCTATATTCTATCTATCTCATTCATTATTCTAGTCGCGATATCCGTTATCATTTTCTTGTCAATTCACAGTAACACAAAGACGCAACTAACAAATGATTCACAGAAACAAATTGATACAATTATTCGTCACGATTTACAGCAAGGTCATATACCAGGTGCTTCTGTATTAATTATAAAAAATGGTAAAGTCTTTTTAAATAAAGGTTACGGCTATCAAAATATTGAGAAAAAAATAAATGCAACACCATCAACGAAATATGAAATTGCTTCTAATACAAAAGCATTTACAGGACTGGCAATTTTAAAATTAGCACAACAAAATAAATTAAACTTAGATGATCCAGTTTCAAAATATGTCCCTCATTTTAAAATGAAATATGACGGTCAAAATGAAGACATCACGATCAAACAACTTTTAGCTCAAACAAGTGGTATTCCTAGTAATATAACGAGCGAAGATTCTGTTACTAGTAAACGAAATCAATTAACAGATGTGGCGAGTGCTATTATGGGAGACGAACTTCACCATAAGCCAGGCGAGGAATTTGAATACTCAAATATGAATTATGATCTATTAGGCTTAGTCATCCAAAATGTCACAAAGCAATCATATACACAATATATGACAGACCATTGGCTTAAACCACTTCATATGACACACACGACATTTAAACAAACAAATGATAAATCTAAGCATGATGCTATTGGATATGAATTACAAGGTTCGAGCCCTGTTGTCTCAAAGCCTGAGTTTAATCATTGGGATACACCTTCTGCTTATATGATGACTTCGACAGAAGATTTGGAGCATTGGATTAAATTTCAACTTAATCCACCTGATAAATATAAGCAGTTAGTTCAGCAATCTCATAAAAATTTATCATCAACTATTGGTGAACCTAACGCTAATGCCTATGCATCTGGTTGGTTTACAAATACTGATGAAGATTTAGTCTTTCATTCCGGTACGTTAGATAACTTTTCATCATTTATTTTACTCAATCCAAAAAAATCATACGGTATTGTCGTACTAGCTAATTTAAATTCTGACTATGTGCCTAAGTTAGTTGAACATCTTAATACACAAATAGTTAACAACACACACTATACTACTGTTGCTTCAACGCTGAATCATTATAAAGGACAATTCAATATTGTGACGGCTGTTATGACAACATTTATATTGTTAGCATTTTTATTTACGACCTATCGTGGTTGGCAAATGCGCCATGGCCAAATTCTTTTGCGTAGGTCAAAACGGATTGCTGTATTGAGTTGGTTATCATTATGCATATGTATTGCTTTAGCAGTAGCGCTTTATGCAATGCCATATTTAATTTTAGGTAGCAATAATTGGTCTTTTGTACTGACTTGGTTACCAATAGAAATTAAATTAGCACTAATTACAACATTAATTGCATTATTCAGTACATTAATTGTAATTCTGTTATTCCTTCATACAAAGATAACGAAGACATAA
- a CDS encoding APC family permease — translation MFNQFKRLIIGQPKKNRELKDEKISKFKGLAILSSDALSSVAYGPEQILITLSVVGAVATWYTLPIAGAVLILLAALIMSYRQVIYAYPKGGGAYMVSKTNLGEKWGLLAGGSLLVDYILTVAVSISSGADAFVAAFPSLYDHKVLIACLLVLFILILNLRGLTESATVLSYPVYLFIIGLVILILIGTIRVATGDIQPHMHASVGTAVPGVTLFLLLKAFSSGASSLTGVEAISNAVTNFREPSAKNAVKTLIAMGSILAFLLVGIVGLAYVYGIMPQTETTVLSQLAMQIFGDNAAFYFVQATTVMILVLAANTGFTAFPMLAASMSKDKYMPRMFTVRGDRLGYSNSIIILGVLAIILIIVFDGMTENLIPLYAVGVFIPFTLAQFGMVIKWIHERPKNWVSKLSVNLLGGIVTFIVFMILLITKFSQVWPILIFLPFVVIFFLKINKHYRDIAEQLRSDIDVHNVEVVDRNLAIVPITSITTAVDKSIYYAQMLANNDVIAVHVSFGDEDEKAFQEKWKRHFPDVRLVILHSEYRSIIRPISRFIDKINRKANDQNYMITVVIPEFITKKRWHNLLHNQTSLRMKLYLIYQKNVNVCTIPFKLKK, via the coding sequence ATGTTCAATCAATTTAAAAGACTTATTATAGGGCAACCTAAAAAAAACAGAGAATTAAAAGACGAAAAAATCTCAAAGTTTAAAGGGTTAGCGATTCTTTCGTCAGATGCATTGTCTTCAGTTGCGTATGGGCCGGAACAAATACTAATCACATTGTCTGTAGTAGGTGCAGTTGCGACTTGGTATACATTGCCGATTGCCGGTGCAGTTCTTATTTTATTGGCTGCATTAATTATGTCGTATCGACAGGTAATTTATGCTTATCCTAAAGGTGGCGGCGCTTATATGGTGTCGAAGACGAATTTAGGAGAAAAGTGGGGCTTACTTGCAGGCGGATCATTATTAGTTGATTATATATTGACTGTTGCAGTTAGTATATCGTCTGGTGCAGATGCATTTGTTGCAGCATTCCCAAGTTTATATGACCATAAAGTTTTAATTGCATGTTTACTTGTGCTTTTTATTTTAATATTAAATTTACGTGGATTAACAGAATCCGCAACAGTACTTTCTTATCCGGTTTATTTATTTATTATAGGGTTAGTAATACTTATATTAATCGGAACGATTCGCGTTGCAACTGGTGATATTCAACCACATATGCATGCGTCTGTAGGAACAGCGGTACCTGGTGTTACATTATTCTTATTATTAAAAGCATTTTCTTCAGGGGCTTCATCATTAACCGGTGTTGAAGCTATTTCAAATGCAGTAACGAATTTTAGAGAGCCAAGTGCCAAAAATGCTGTGAAAACGCTAATTGCTATGGGTTCAATTTTAGCGTTTTTATTAGTAGGGATTGTAGGTTTAGCTTATGTATATGGTATTATGCCACAAACTGAAACGACAGTTTTATCACAATTAGCAATGCAAATTTTTGGTGATAATGCTGCCTTCTATTTTGTACAGGCTACCACTGTAATGATTTTAGTGTTAGCGGCGAATACTGGATTTACAGCATTTCCAATGTTAGCTGCGTCAATGTCAAAAGATAAATATATGCCAAGAATGTTTACCGTTCGAGGAGATCGATTAGGTTACTCCAATTCAATTATTATTTTAGGCGTTCTAGCTATAATTTTAATCATTGTATTTGATGGTATGACTGAAAATTTAATTCCATTGTATGCTGTAGGTGTATTTATTCCATTTACATTAGCACAATTTGGAATGGTTATTAAGTGGATACATGAACGTCCGAAGAATTGGGTGAGTAAGTTATCAGTGAATTTACTCGGTGGTATCGTAACATTTATTGTTTTTATGATTTTACTCATAACTAAATTTAGCCAAGTATGGCCGATACTTATATTCTTACCATTCGTGGTGATTTTCTTCTTGAAAATTAACAAACATTATCGCGACATTGCAGAGCAACTTCGTTCAGATATAGATGTTCATAATGTTGAAGTAGTAGATCGTAACTTAGCGATTGTGCCAATTACGAGTATTACTACAGCAGTAGACAAATCGATTTATTATGCACAGATGCTCGCAAATAATGATGTGATTGCTGTACATGTATCATTTGGCGATGAGGATGAAAAGGCATTCCAAGAAAAATGGAAACGACATTTCCCTGATGTAAGATTAGTTATTTTACATTCAGAATATCGTAGTATTATACGTCCGATTTCTCGCTTTATTGATAAGATTAACCGTAAAGCAAATGATCAAAACTATATGATTACAGTAGTGATTCCGGAGTTTATTACGAAGAAGCGTTGGCACAATTTATTACACAATCAAACAAGTTTGCGTATGAAATTGTATTTGATTTACCAAAAGAATGTTAACGTATGTACGATTCCATTTAAACTTAAAAAATAA